One part of the Rhizobium indicum genome encodes these proteins:
- a CDS encoding DUF6117 family protein, translated as MAIPDYARLNFDTLLRAASDGNLALMECLDAATREPRYVLCAVGRSDGEYASTPFGHLADGNPYDAYLPPDPDDPTGFLVSPTT; from the coding sequence ATGGCTATACCCGATTACGCTCGCTTGAATTTCGATACGCTGCTTCGCGCCGCGTCCGATGGCAATCTCGCTCTCATGGAATGCCTTGATGCCGCGACCCGCGAGCCTCGTTACGTGCTTTGCGCCGTCGGCCGCAGTGACGGCGAATACGCCTCCACGCCGTTTGGCCATCTTGCCGACGGCAATCCTTACGATGCCTATCTACCGCCCGATCCCGACGACCCGACCGGCTTCCTTGTAAGCCCGACGACCTAG